A section of the Alkalispirochaeta americana genome encodes:
- a CDS encoding tetratricopeptide repeat protein has protein sequence MDTKDPDPGNDPGHNHDQEQLALLSQQGYQYLRENMTREAQKRFEEVLAAEPHNNYALVGMGDLCRKERRFKEAVTHYQRCLTHHPENNYALFGLAESYRSMKQFNRATEVWERYLKHDNENVTVLTRVADAYRKTRTFERSRELYLRVLELEPDNSYALIGLGHLHYDFSDYEKALGFWERMYQKSGNAVDIRVLTSLGNCHRKMKTFEAGVPYFENALKREPYNFFALYGLADCFRGMRRPEKSLIYWKRILEMDPENKVILTRVGDAYRTQDELDQAEGFYRQALNVQYDSYAVLGLAIIHRKRKEYTEAIRGLEQLLDSEPEGHRAVLELAACYEEQGKIPEALAVLSRFVQQTHSPSRTVQNRIAELKSRL, from the coding sequence GTGGATACAAAAGACCCGGATCCCGGAAATGACCCCGGACATAATCATGACCAGGAACAACTGGCACTCCTCTCCCAGCAGGGCTACCAGTATCTGCGCGAGAACATGACCCGGGAAGCACAAAAGCGCTTCGAAGAAGTGCTCGCGGCTGAACCGCACAACAATTACGCCCTGGTGGGCATGGGCGATCTCTGCCGGAAGGAGCGGCGTTTCAAGGAAGCCGTGACGCATTACCAGCGCTGCCTTACGCACCATCCGGAGAACAACTACGCCCTCTTCGGCCTGGCCGAGAGCTACCGTTCCATGAAACAGTTCAACCGGGCCACAGAGGTTTGGGAGCGCTACCTGAAACACGACAACGAGAACGTAACAGTCCTCACCCGCGTGGCCGACGCCTACCGGAAAACCCGTACCTTCGAGCGGTCCCGCGAGCTCTATCTGCGGGTTCTTGAGCTTGAACCGGACAACAGTTACGCCCTGATCGGACTGGGCCACCTCCATTATGATTTCTCCGATTACGAAAAAGCTCTGGGGTTCTGGGAACGGATGTACCAGAAGAGCGGCAATGCCGTGGATATTCGCGTCCTGACCTCCCTGGGAAACTGCCACCGGAAGATGAAGACCTTTGAAGCAGGCGTTCCGTACTTCGAAAACGCTCTGAAACGGGAGCCCTACAACTTTTTTGCCCTCTACGGGCTGGCAGACTGCTTTCGCGGAATGCGCAGGCCCGAGAAATCCCTGATCTACTGGAAACGGATTCTGGAGATGGACCCCGAAAACAAGGTGATCCTGACCCGCGTGGGCGATGCCTACCGGACCCAGGATGAACTGGACCAGGCCGAAGGGTTCTACCGCCAGGCTCTGAACGTTCAATATGACAGCTACGCTGTTCTGGGGCTGGCGATCATTCACCGCAAGCGGAAGGAATACACCGAGGCGATCCGCGGGCTGGAACAACTCCTGGATTCCGAACCCGAGGGACACCGGGCCGTGCTGGAACTGGCAGCCTGCTACGAGGAACAGGGGAAAATCCCTGAAGCCCTGGCAGTACTCTCCCGGTTCGTGCAACAGACCCACAGCCCCTCCCGGACCGTCCAAAACCGCATCGCCGAGCTGAAAAGCCGCCTCTAG
- a CDS encoding alanine--tRNA ligase gives MTAQELRRKYIDFFKARGHAEISGKSLIPENDPTVLFTTAGMHPLVPYLLGEPHPAGTRLVDVQKCIRTGDIDEVGDESHLTFFEMLGNWSLGDYFKEEAIRMSWEFLTSPEWLGIDPQRISVTVFGGDDDVPRDEESAAVWRDVGVPAERIHFLGRKDNWWGPAGQTGPCGPDSEMFIDTGIEGTPESRPGVSDGKYLEIWNDVFMQYNKQADGSFLPLERTCVDTGMGVERTIAILQGKRSVYDTEVFQPLLACLEGLTGHSYGAAEETDRSLRIIADHARTATFMMGDENPTVPSNLAQGYVLRRLIRRAMRHGRKLGLEGPFLADPVRKVIETYAGFYPLLEQNGETILQELRAEEDRFLKTLQNGEREFEKMIPNLMKGKKREIPGRLAFKLYDTYGFPLEITQELAAEHGFTVDCEGFEEAFVKHREKSKLDGNQTFKGGLADQSEYTTALHTATHLMHQALRDVLGDHVSQKGSNITPDRLRFDFAHPEKMTSDQIKAVEAIVNEKIAADLPVEVQTMTLQEARDAGALAFFGDRYDEKVKVYSIGDYSREVCGGPHVERTGNMGCFRIRKEQSSSQGVRRIKAVLEQ, from the coding sequence ATGACAGCACAGGAACTACGTCGGAAATATATCGATTTTTTCAAGGCCCGCGGTCACGCCGAGATCTCGGGAAAATCCCTGATCCCGGAGAACGATCCCACTGTTCTTTTCACCACCGCCGGGATGCACCCTCTCGTGCCCTACCTTTTGGGCGAGCCCCATCCCGCAGGAACGCGGCTGGTGGATGTCCAGAAGTGTATTCGTACCGGCGATATCGACGAGGTGGGTGACGAGAGCCACCTGACCTTTTTCGAGATGCTGGGGAACTGGTCCCTGGGGGACTATTTCAAGGAAGAGGCGATCCGCATGAGTTGGGAGTTTCTCACCTCGCCGGAGTGGCTCGGAATAGATCCGCAACGGATCTCCGTGACTGTCTTCGGGGGCGATGACGATGTCCCCCGGGACGAGGAGAGCGCCGCCGTCTGGCGGGATGTGGGGGTGCCCGCCGAGCGGATCCATTTCCTGGGTCGCAAGGACAACTGGTGGGGGCCTGCCGGTCAGACCGGGCCCTGCGGCCCCGACTCGGAGATGTTCATCGATACGGGGATCGAGGGAACTCCCGAGAGCCGGCCCGGTGTGTCCGACGGGAAATACCTGGAGATCTGGAACGATGTCTTCATGCAGTATAACAAGCAGGCCGATGGTTCCTTTCTGCCCCTGGAGCGGACCTGCGTGGATACCGGTATGGGGGTGGAGCGCACTATCGCTATCTTGCAGGGCAAGCGCTCGGTCTACGATACCGAGGTGTTCCAGCCGCTTCTGGCCTGTCTTGAGGGTCTCACGGGCCATAGCTATGGCGCGGCCGAAGAGACTGACCGGTCTTTGCGTATCATCGCTGATCATGCCCGGACTGCTACCTTCATGATGGGAGACGAGAATCCCACGGTTCCTTCAAATCTTGCCCAGGGCTACGTTCTCCGGAGACTTATCCGCCGGGCCATGCGGCACGGCCGCAAGCTGGGTCTTGAGGGGCCCTTCCTGGCCGATCCCGTCCGGAAGGTGATCGAGACCTACGCCGGATTTTATCCGTTGCTGGAACAAAACGGGGAGACAATTCTTCAGGAGCTTCGTGCCGAGGAGGACCGCTTTCTGAAGACCCTCCAGAACGGGGAGCGGGAGTTCGAGAAAATGATTCCCAACCTGATGAAGGGAAAGAAGCGGGAGATTCCCGGTCGTCTGGCGTTCAAGCTCTACGATACCTACGGTTTTCCTCTGGAGATCACCCAGGAGCTGGCAGCCGAGCATGGTTTTACCGTGGACTGCGAGGGCTTCGAAGAAGCTTTTGTAAAGCACCGCGAGAAATCAAAGCTGGATGGCAACCAGACCTTTAAGGGAGGGCTTGCTGATCAGTCGGAGTACACCACGGCGCTCCACACCGCCACGCACCTGATGCACCAGGCCCTGCGCGATGTCCTGGGCGACCATGTCTCCCAAAAGGGGAGCAACATTACCCCCGACCGGTTGCGTTTTGACTTTGCTCACCCCGAGAAGATGACCTCCGATCAGATCAAAGCGGTTGAAGCGATCGTGAACGAGAAGATTGCCGCTGATCTTCCTGTGGAGGTCCAGACCATGACCCTCCAGGAGGCTCGCGACGCCGGGGCTCTGGCGTTTTTTGGCGATCGGTATGATGAGAAAGTGAAGGTCTACAGTATCGGGGATTACTCCCGCGAGGTTTGCGGGGGGCCCCATGTGGAGCGTACCGGCAACATGGGGTGTTTCAGGATCAGGAAGGAGCAATCCTCCTCCCAGGGGGTTCGCAGAATCAAGGCGGTGCTGGAGCAATAG
- a CDS encoding FecR family protein: MKKLIARASLLGALLIAAAFPALALEARIASVQGKVEIRTDSSAPWITAVEGMTIPLGATISTGFNSLAEVTVGPATLQVRALSRMRLDELIEQEGVVQSDLHLQVGRVRADVRSAEGLRSEFRLSSPIATAAVRGTSFEFDGTTVQVESGSVQLANQYNEAVPVGTGESTSSTGDEPPPPPSESREAAAVVVAFTPGAEESGDRQEGVLASTAPTTGGIRVNWSYEY, translated from the coding sequence ATGAAAAAATTAATTGCAAGAGCGAGTCTTCTTGGGGCACTCCTGATAGCAGCGGCCTTCCCCGCCCTGGCCCTGGAAGCACGGATCGCATCGGTTCAGGGAAAGGTGGAGATCCGCACGGACAGCTCCGCGCCCTGGATCACCGCCGTTGAGGGGATGACAATTCCTCTTGGCGCAACCATATCCACGGGGTTCAACTCCCTGGCCGAGGTCACCGTAGGACCAGCCACACTCCAGGTACGAGCCCTCTCGCGCATGCGCCTGGACGAGCTCATAGAGCAGGAGGGCGTTGTTCAGAGCGATCTCCACCTGCAGGTGGGCCGGGTGCGTGCCGATGTACGCTCCGCCGAGGGTCTCCGCAGCGAGTTTCGCCTGAGCAGCCCCATCGCAACAGCCGCTGTGCGGGGAACCAGCTTCGAGTTCGACGGCACCACCGTCCAGGTTGAAAGCGGCTCTGTCCAGCTTGCCAACCAGTACAACGAGGCGGTCCCCGTGGGAACCGGAGAGTCCACGAGCTCCACCGGTGACGAACCACCTCCCCCGCCCTCGGAAAGCCGGGAAGCTGCTGCTGTAGTCGTGGCCTTTACCCCCGGCGCAGAAGAGTCGGGAGACCGTCAGGAAGGAGTCCTGGCGTCGACAGCCCCCACGACCGGGGGAATCCGCGTGAACTGGTCGTACGAATACTAG
- a CDS encoding GGDEF domain-containing protein, with the protein MIGPEEGGAEFPQEAFRNSPETVPEGACEAATEEILLLRKRIATLLTERPRAVRLPAELEQRFEEETGDERSRYLVLRNLVALVLINFFLFSDRFMIPDMMVHARVVRLGLITPAGLAVTLMIRRGVAPAVREFFVELITVMSGLGVLYLVLFSRHPNAVYYHHGLILVLAYANNVVVLRFRAALAVSVLLSLLYIGAIPFFAIPLPLPVAAHYTLSLVATAGITLLANHGLEQGRRYSYLVGLRERLRGDALAADNTRLAELSRLDPLTGIANRRGLLHHLEEIWNDSSQRPVGIVVADVDFFKPYNDCYGHVQGDICLKRIAGTLRAALRHQGDLVARFGGEEFVVVLPGTSADEAFRIAERMLRNVQELAIPHQEGGDSGVVTISAGVSAGQREDGRPPLEIIEQADQALYRAKEAGRNRVSCLDPPAASASF; encoded by the coding sequence TTGCCACCCTTTTGACTGAGCGGCCCCGGGCGGTGCGGTTGCCTGCCGAGCTGGAGCAGCGTTTTGAAGAGGAGACCGGCGATGAGCGCAGCCGCTATCTTGTTCTGCGGAATCTGGTGGCTCTGGTTCTGATCAATTTTTTCCTGTTTTCCGACCGGTTCATGATTCCCGATATGATGGTTCATGCCCGGGTGGTGCGGCTGGGGTTGATCACTCCGGCCGGGCTTGCTGTTACGCTCATGATCCGTCGCGGTGTCGCTCCGGCGGTGCGGGAGTTCTTTGTGGAGTTGATCACGGTCATGTCCGGCCTGGGGGTGCTCTATCTGGTGCTGTTCAGCAGGCATCCCAATGCGGTGTACTATCATCACGGGCTTATTCTGGTCCTGGCCTACGCAAACAACGTGGTGGTTCTGCGGTTTCGGGCTGCTCTGGCTGTTTCGGTTTTGCTCTCGCTGCTTTATATCGGGGCGATTCCGTTTTTCGCCATTCCTCTCCCCCTTCCCGTGGCGGCTCACTACACCCTGTCTCTGGTGGCAACGGCGGGAATCACCCTCCTTGCCAATCATGGCCTGGAGCAGGGGCGTCGCTATTCGTATCTGGTGGGGTTGCGGGAGCGGCTCCGGGGGGATGCCTTGGCAGCGGATAATACCCGGCTTGCCGAGCTCTCCCGTCTGGACCCCCTGACGGGGATCGCCAACCGGCGCGGGCTCTTGCATCACCTGGAGGAAATCTGGAACGATTCATCACAGCGGCCTGTGGGAATTGTGGTGGCCGATGTGGATTTCTTCAAGCCCTACAACGACTGCTACGGCCATGTCCAGGGGGATATCTGCCTCAAGCGTATTGCCGGAACCCTTCGCGCTGCGTTGAGGCATCAAGGGGACCTGGTGGCACGTTTCGGCGGGGAGGAGTTCGTGGTGGTGCTCCCTGGTACTTCGGCTGACGAGGCGTTCCGCATTGCCGAGAGGATGCTGCGGAATGTCCAGGAGCTGGCGATTCCTCACCAGGAGGGGGGTGATTCAGGGGTGGTCACGATCAGCGCCGGGGTTTCGGCGGGGCAACGGGAGGACGGACGCCCTCCTCTGGAGATCATCGAACAGGCCGATCAGGCCCTGTACCGGGCCAAGGAGGCGGGGCGTAACCGGGTTTCTTGCCTGGACCCCCCCGCCGCTTCCGCCTCTTTCTAG